In a genomic window of Sutcliffiella sp. FSL R7-0096:
- a CDS encoding response regulator transcription factor, translating to MRVLLVEDERRMAEAIAQVLKKNNYSIDLAHDGQYGLDCAMSGIYDMIVLDIMLPMLDGISVLRELRNSGIATPVILLTAKGDTEDKVRGLDSGADDYLAKPFQTDELLARLRALGRRKGELIHDNILRFEDLEYNPLKLDLWCGNKSYHLTLKEGQLLELLLKHKKMILPTNTIIEKLWGYESETEGSHVQVYVSFLRKKLSQLHSVVRIKAIRGTGYVLTVAEAGIRDV from the coding sequence ATGAGAGTCTTATTAGTGGAAGATGAGCGCCGTATGGCAGAAGCAATCGCACAGGTGCTTAAGAAGAATAATTATAGTATAGATTTGGCCCACGACGGTCAATATGGCCTCGACTGTGCCATGTCCGGTATTTATGATATGATCGTCCTTGATATTATGTTGCCGATGCTTGATGGGATCAGTGTGCTAAGGGAACTGCGAAATAGTGGTATCGCGACTCCTGTCATTTTGCTTACGGCGAAGGGTGACACGGAGGATAAGGTACGGGGGCTTGACAGTGGTGCTGACGATTATTTAGCAAAGCCATTTCAAACAGATGAGTTATTGGCAAGGTTAAGGGCACTAGGACGACGGAAGGGTGAACTGATCCATGACAATATTTTACGATTTGAGGATCTTGAGTATAATCCGCTAAAGCTTGATTTGTGGTGTGGGAACAAGTCCTATCATTTGACTTTAAAGGAGGGTCAGTTGTTGGAGCTTCTTTTAAAGCACAAAAAAATGATACTTCCTACAAACACAATAATAGAAAAACTATGGGGCTATGAATCGGAGACAGAGGGTAGCCATGTTCAAGTATATGTGTCTTTTTTAAGAAAAAAATTGTCGCAACTACATTCCGTTGTGAGGATTAAAGCTATACGCGGTACGGGATATGTTCTTACCGTTGCAGAGGCTGGGATAAGAGATGTTTAA
- a CDS encoding HAMP domain-containing sensor histidine kinase, whose protein sequence is MFKKLRNKLLLLNMMMISLVMITAFGAIYIITYTNIQKENQNKLESIPLLSQAALRHAPFQQNNPDSKMVVRIPIEYSQSFALLVDKDGQVKEVLSYLDLPSEVFEEFAEKTWSAGKQDGTINLENRKWQYRISQLGNRKILRFNGNEQINNFNDYYQIKYLDITDSSNTLKELLITFLFVGIAMLFILFGISFYFANRSIRPIEESWDKQKQFVADASHELKTPLAIINANTDALLANGQDTINSQKKWIDYIQSETGRMGKLVNDMLYLAKVEDTYEDQIPLEISNTVLDVIASMEAVLFEKGINLTQTIEPDIVAKGDSERIQQAILILLDNAAKYTNKKGQVDISLKKVKNHAVFSVTNSGEGIPADKMTRIFDRFYRSDPSRSKETGGYGLGLSIAKAIIERSGGIIYVESTKNGTTFTFELKLN, encoded by the coding sequence ATGTTTAAGAAACTGCGAAACAAATTGCTATTACTTAATATGATGATGATTTCGTTAGTGATGATTACTGCATTTGGGGCCATTTACATTATCACGTACACGAATATACAGAAAGAAAACCAAAACAAATTAGAATCTATCCCGTTATTATCACAAGCGGCTTTACGGCATGCTCCTTTTCAACAAAATAATCCTGATTCGAAAATGGTTGTAAGGATTCCGATTGAATATTCACAGTCATTTGCCCTTTTAGTTGATAAGGATGGACAGGTAAAAGAAGTCTTATCCTATCTTGATTTACCAAGTGAGGTTTTTGAGGAATTCGCTGAAAAAACATGGAGTGCAGGAAAGCAAGATGGAACAATCAACCTGGAAAACAGAAAGTGGCAATATAGGATATCGCAACTGGGAAATAGAAAGATCCTGCGCTTTAATGGCAATGAACAAATTAACAATTTTAACGACTATTATCAGATAAAATATTTAGATATCACCGATTCAAGCAACACGCTGAAAGAACTCCTCATCACCTTTCTTTTTGTAGGAATCGCGATGCTATTTATTTTATTCGGTATCAGTTTCTATTTTGCCAATCGTTCTATCCGTCCGATTGAAGAAAGCTGGGATAAGCAAAAGCAATTTGTCGCTGACGCTTCCCATGAACTAAAAACACCTCTTGCGATTATTAATGCGAATACAGACGCCTTGCTTGCAAACGGGCAAGATACAATAAATAGTCAAAAGAAGTGGATTGACTATATTCAATCCGAAACAGGACGAATGGGAAAACTAGTAAATGATATGTTATACCTTGCCAAGGTGGAGGACACCTATGAAGATCAAATACCTTTAGAAATCAGCAATACTGTATTAGATGTCATCGCTTCTATGGAAGCTGTTTTATTTGAAAAAGGGATAAACCTGACCCAGACGATAGAACCAGATATAGTTGCAAAAGGCGATAGTGAGAGAATTCAGCAGGCTATATTAATATTACTGGATAATGCAGCTAAGTATACGAATAAAAAGGGGCAGGTAGATATTTCATTGAAAAAAGTAAAAAACCATGCCGTATTCTCTGTTACAAACAGTGGGGAAGGGATACCTGCAGATAAAATGACAAGAATATTTGATCGCTTTTACCGCAGTGATCCATCGAGATCAAAAGAAACGGGTGGGTATGGTCTAGGATTATCCATAGCTAAAGCCATCATTGAACGCTCAGGTGGCATCATCTATGTGGAAAGTACAAAAAACGGTACGACATTTACTTTTGAATTAAAACTAAATTGA